Genomic window (Paraglaciecola psychrophila 170):
CCGCATCCTTAATTATTATATTCCGTTTAAGCGTTGAATGGCTGCAAAAATTATTCTTACCTGAGGTAAATGATTTCGGCGCTTTAGACCCACTCATGCGTTTTTTTCTTCCTTGTATAGGCGCCATAGCTATAGTGCTAATTGCTTATCTGACAGGATTTAAACACTATCGCATGGGGATCCCTTTTGTTATCCATAGAATCAAACACTACTATGGGCATATTCCTTTTAGAACAGCGATTAACCAGTTCTTTGGGGGAACTTTAGCTTTAGTCAGTGGTTTTTCGGTAGGCCGAGAAGGGCCATCTGTGCATTTAGGTGCATTCGGCAGCAGCTTTTTTGGTCAATGGTTGAAGTTTCCTCATAACAGTATTCGCATTTTATCTGGATGTGGTATTGCAGCCGGTATCTCTGCTTCTTTCAACACACCATTTGCAGCCGTAATTTTTGTTATGGAAGTTGTGTTGCGAGAATACAAAATCCATATTTTTATTCCCGTTATGCTGGCTGCAGCTTGCGGCACAGTATTAACACGTATTTTTTTTGGTGAGGCACAAGAGTTATCTTTTATTCAATTCAACGAATTCAGCCGCTGGATTTACATATACTTGATCATCTTTGGTATCTTACTAGGCTGCCTTGCGTCATTGTTTAATAAAACATTGATGCTGGTCATCAGCGGTTTTAGCCGTATAAATATGGTTCGTCGCTTATTAATTGCGGGGCTCATTACCGGCGCAGTAGGATATATTTTACCAGATGCGTTAGGTGCACATTTCCACTCTGCACACGTTTTAATCGCACAAAATGAAAATATTCAGTTGCTAATCGGAGTGGTCGCGGCCAAGTTTTTATTAACTATCTTTGCAATCGGCCTAGGGATCCCTGGAGGCATAATCGGCCCAGTGTTTGTTATAGGGATGCTAAGTGGTGTTATTCTTGCCTTCCCACTAGGTTTTTTATTAGATGACGTCAGTAACTTAAATGGCAGCTTTTCTCTGTTGGGAATGGCCGGGCTGATGACGGCAGTTATTCATGCACCATTAGCGGCATTATCAGCAGTTATGGAGTTATCCTACAGTCCAGAGATGATTCTCCCAACGATCCTGGTGATAGTGCCTGCGTATGTGACTTCTACACAGTTTTTTAGGTAATAGCTCTATTTTTACTCAGCAATTAGATTATCAAAAGTTACCTTATACCATTTCTTCCGTTATGGAATCGCTGCAAAAGACTGGCGTATTAGCTGTTATGAACAAGGAATTTAAACTTTTTAAGAAAAATAATGAAGGTATTGAGGATAACAACAACAACGAGCAGCTAATAAGCATATTGGATAAGGAACATCATAACGCCATAGTTCAACATTCAGTTGATATACAAGGGACTGCTACATATTCATTAATTGAATATGACAAAGGAAAAGACGGTGAAGCAATGCGCTTAAACTTTATTCCAATGCAAGGGGTCAATTTTCAAGCTACGCTAGCTGAAGTTTATAGCTTATTAGAAGTTAACAGAAATGGTGCGGTATATATATTTTCAACCTCAGAAGAAATATTAGGTATTATTACTTGGAAAACACTCAGACACCACCTACATAAAGCAAGTTACTAGGAAGCACAATGATGTTACTTTGGATAAAAGCACTACACGTATTTTTTATGGTTGCTTGGATGTCAGGCTTGTTTTATTTGCCTAGACTGATGGTCTATCACGCACAGACAGATATACAGGAAGTGAAAGATCAGTTCAAAATAATGGAAAAGCGACTCTGGTATTTTGTTACACCTTTTGCCTTATTGACCTTAGTATTTGGGGTATGGTTAATCAATTTATATGGAAAAGAATGGTTTGTTACATCCAAATGGCTACATATTAAACTAATTTTAGTCACTGTGTTATATGCTTACCATGGCTACTTGTTTGTATTAGTAAGAAAATTTTCTAAAGATGAAAATACACATTCTTCACGCTTCTTCCGTTTTTTAAATGAAGCACCAGTTTTGATTGTTTTAGCTATTATCGTTCTAGCGATTGTAAAATATTTCTAAATTTTTGCTCAATACCAATACTCTATAAAAATTCAGGAGAGTCGACATGGATGTCAATCATAAACGACTCAAGCATTTAGCTGTCCAGACTGACGCGGCATTTGAAGAATATAAACAGAATCCAGCATCTGAAAATCACGCTCAAGCCTATGAAGATGCCAAATCTGCCCTCGATCACTATATGCTACAAATCCGTCAATCTATGCTGCAAATAAGTAAAAACTATAAATAATTTAGCATTCCAACAGACATAAATATGGCGCTGGTATTTAATACTATCCTCAGAAAATGTTATGATCGGAGAATCCAGTTATGGGTTATTCCAGTACCAAATACTCATACTCATTAATACCACTGTTCTAAGAGTCAAATTACATGTCAGATAAATTAGCCGGCCACTATTCAGATATCCTTTCAATCTTAGGGGAGGATGTTAGCCGCGGTGGATTAGTAGATACGCCCCAACGCGCGGCCAAAGCAATGCAATTTTTAACTGATGGTTATCAAAAAGATTTAGATGGCGTTGTAAATGGGGCTATTTTCGAAGCAGACACAGATGAAATGGTCATTATACAAGACATCGAGTTCTACTCATTGTGTGAACATCATATTTTACCTTTTATCGGACGTTGCCATATTGCCTACCTACCCAATGGCAAAGTGTTGGGGTTATCAAAGTTTGCTCGCATTGTTGATATGTTCGCTAGACGTTTACAAATCCAAGAAGGGTTAACCAAACAAATTGCCGATGCCGTGCAAAAAGTGACTGGCGCTACAGGTGTAGGGGTGATTATGGAAGGTAAACACATGTGTATGATGATGCGCGGTGTACAAAAGCAGAATTCTTCTATGATAACTTCAGTGATGTTAGGCTCTATGCGCACATCTGATGCCACCCGTAATGAATTTTTGCGCTTAATCGGTAAATAAACCTATGAAAGGCAAAAACGTGTTTAACATCTAGGTTCAATTTCCAGCTGTTTGTGAATGTTAGAGCCTTCGATTTGTTCTCAGACTTACAAATTCCTGTAGCCATAGTTTGACTGATTTTTTCTCAGCCTTTTCTTGTCCGATTTCGCCCAATAGAGGCAATACGACATAGGTATCCAGCCTGGTGATTTTTCGTCGAAAGGGGCAATTGAAAAGTATTTTACCCCGATGTCCCTGTGGCTTTCCTTATATAGGTTTGTAATCTCTTTCAAAGGCTCCTCTGTCCCAGCAGCGGCTAATGCAGCCAGGGAGTCAGCGAAGCACTGGCGGATCCGTGACTGGCGAGACTAATGCATACGCTTAACAACATTGGCTATATGCCGCACTTCAAGCTCGGTAACGGGCACACGCTGGGAGCAGCAAGATGCACAGCCATCTTTACAGCTGATATTTTTTTTGCTTTTACGCTTTGTTCTATTGAGTGAGAAACAATCTGATTGGTAAGTAACTGATAAACTGTACTAACTCAAAAGCTGATACCTTATTGTCGGGAACCGTTACGCAAGAGAAACAACCTCATCGCCAATTTTTAAATCGAAGTTTGCTGTAACGTTTGCCTTTGACTTGGTTTTCATCCAAGAGCCAATTCCGTATCTAAGTTTAGTAATTATACAGGGCTTCGTTGCTGAATTTTCGTTATTCTAAATGGGAAACCCTTGGATTCAACCAATAACACATTAGAAATAACATACAATCATTTAACATTGGTTATAGACCAAAGGTTCAACCTCAGTGCATGCACCACGGATTACATTGAGGTTGAATTTGAAAAATAAATAGGCCTTAATAACCTGCCGCAAATTATTGGCATGAATTTTTCATAAATTTGCGCCGGAGACAACAAGCTCTCTAAGCTGGTGCAGTTAACATTTTATAATGACGACTTAACCAGGTTTCTACTATTGCTTTGCACTTTTAAGGGGCATAAGCACATTTCATATACGAGAAAGACACTATGTTTAAAAAAGTCAGTATCCATTTATTTGTTATTTTTAGCCTCTTATTAATTATTCACAATACTTTTGCAAAAGATAATAGCGCTTACGGGCCAAAAGAATTTTCAGATGAAAATAAATGGACCGCGATTGTTGCCGCCTACGCCCCAGAAATTAAAGCTATTGATGAAGCGTTCAGTCAACTGGCGGATGCTCAAATTAATGAAACAATGATTATCAAGGGGGTCAAATACCAACTGGGTTCTTACAAAGGAGAGCCTGTGGTGATATTTACTACAGGTATAAGTGTACCTAATGCGGCTATGACTATGCAGATGGCATTGGATTATTTCCCTATAGACCGAGTGGTAATGATGGGTATAGCTGGTGCAGTTAATCCTGATTTTCAACCCGGTGACATCTCCGTACCAGAGCGTTGGTACTTCCATGATGAATCCGTCTATGTCAATCCTGATCCTAAAAAAGCCGGTAGTTTTGTATTACCTGATTATTATGAAAGTGCACTTGAAAGATACAAAGAAAGGCGCAGGCAAGATCCCCATTCACCCGCTTATGAAAACTTTGGCTTCATTCATCCAGAAGAAATGACGATAGTTAAACAAGGCTGGGATAAGCCTAAACAAATGCCCTACTTTAGCGCCACACCTGAATTAGTCGAGTTGGCTAAAAAAGCAGTCAAAGCGGTGAGTCCTATTAATATGCCTTCCGGAAAACCTATTCAAATCAAAGTAGGCGGTAATGGTGTCACAGGCTCAGTGTTTCTTGATAACGCCGAGTACCGCAATTGGTTACAACGCGTGTACAACGCTCAAGTTACTGAAATGGAATCAGCTGCTGTTGGGCAAGTCTGTTTTGTTAATGACGTAGATTGGGTAATTATTCGATCTATTAGTGATTTAGCGGGCGGACAACACGGCAAAAATGTTGAAAATGTGTTTGATGGTATTGCTTCAGGTACCGGTACAAAATTAATGATTGGTCTACTTGATCAAATTGTTGCAACACAATTAGCCCAATAACTGGCCAATAATATTTTTTGAAACAATTGAGCTTATATAGGGAATTTTACAAAGGGTAAACTGAATTAAACTACTCGTATGATTGAAAGGATACGGAGTGTAATTATCAGTCAAACAGATTAGAAAACAATATGCTGAAGTTCTCGCAGTGGATGATTTATCTTTTGAAGTTAAATCGGGAGAAATTTTCGCTTTGCTTGGGCCAAATGGTGCAGGTAAATCGTCCACAATTTGTATGTTAATCGACTTAACTTACACTGATACTGGAATGAAGTTTGCAAATATTGAAGGACAAAAGATACCCAAATTAGTCAGTGGCGACATTGGGTATTTACCCGAAGAACGATGGATATATTAAGAGAGCAACATCCAAGACACCCTAGTTTATATGGGTCAGCTAAAAGGGATGTCAAAAGTAAATGTATCACAGCATGCTGAAATGTGGCTAACCAGCTTCAATTTAGCAGAGCGACAAAAGACCAACTGAAAACCCTATCTAAAGGTAATCAACAAAAGGTGCAATTGATAAGTACCATCGTTCACCGACCTAAAATCGTATTTCTTGATGAACCTTTCTCTGGTTTAGACCCCGTTAACCAGGAAAAAGTCATATCATTTCTGCAGTTGTTAAGACAACAAAGTACCACCATTATTCCAGCGCCCAACAAATGTCTTTAGTAGAAAAATTAGCCTACAGGTTTATTTTGATGAATAAAGATAAGGCAACATTATATGGTTCGATTAAAAATATTTGCCAAGTAGCGCAACTAGGAATCAATTTAACGGTGAAATTTAGTGATCCAGTCAGCATTGAATCTTTTTTACTAACCGGGCAAATCTTGCAGGTCATCAGTACTGATAACATCACCATTCAACTCATTTTGGCACCGTCATACCATGTTCCTCAGTTTTTACAAATATGTTAACCGAGCATCAAATTGAAAGCTTACAAACTGAACAACCCAGTTTACATGACATATACATTAACAGTGTCGAAGGAGT
Coding sequences:
- a CDS encoding ATP-binding cassette domain-containing protein, which encodes MDDLSFEVKSGEIFALLGPNGAGKSSTICMLIDLTYTDTGMKFANIEGQKIPKLVSGDIGYLPEERWIY
- a CDS encoding ATP-binding cassette domain-containing protein, with protein sequence MANQLQFSRATKDQLKTLSKGNQQKVQLISTIVHRPKIVFLDEPFSGLDPVNQEKVISFLQLLRQQSTTIIPAPNKCL
- a CDS encoding CopD family protein gives rise to the protein MMLLWIKALHVFFMVAWMSGLFYLPRLMVYHAQTDIQEVKDQFKIMEKRLWYFVTPFALLTLVFGVWLINLYGKEWFVTSKWLHIKLILVTVLYAYHGYLFVLVRKFSKDENTHSSRFFRFLNEAPVLIVLAIIVLAIVKYF
- a CDS encoding 5'-methylthioadenosine/S-adenosylhomocysteine nucleosidase family protein: MFKKVSIHLFVIFSLLLIIHNTFAKDNSAYGPKEFSDENKWTAIVAAYAPEIKAIDEAFSQLADAQINETMIIKGVKYQLGSYKGEPVVIFTTGISVPNAAMTMQMALDYFPIDRVVMMGIAGAVNPDFQPGDISVPERWYFHDESVYVNPDPKKAGSFVLPDYYESALERYKERRRQDPHSPAYENFGFIHPEEMTIVKQGWDKPKQMPYFSATPELVELAKKAVKAVSPINMPSGKPIQIKVGGNGVTGSVFLDNAEYRNWLQRVYNAQVTEMESAAVGQVCFVNDVDWVIIRSISDLAGGQHGKNVENVFDGIASGTGTKLMIGLLDQIVATQLAQ
- the folE gene encoding GTP cyclohydrolase I FolE; its protein translation is MSDKLAGHYSDILSILGEDVSRGGLVDTPQRAAKAMQFLTDGYQKDLDGVVNGAIFEADTDEMVIIQDIEFYSLCEHHILPFIGRCHIAYLPNGKVLGLSKFARIVDMFARRLQIQEGLTKQIADAVQKVTGATGVGVIMEGKHMCMMMRGVQKQNSSMITSVMLGSMRTSDATRNEFLRLIGK